The Fulvivirga ligni genome window below encodes:
- a CDS encoding cyclase family protein, which produces MKIIDLSKPIQYNKDDPWFMKVKIKHKPHKKAKWLIRFLGLPFKLFPKNFDGWADDTIQKMGVHSTTHIDAPWHYSPIVKGEKAKTIDEIPLEWCFGEGLVIDMKHKPDFEAIEVADIEDFLAKESLELAPGLIVLIKTGRDKFNGKKDFHKKGTGMSAAATEWLIKKGIKVMGIDSWGWDLPLPYMLQKAKETNNSELFWEAHLVGRDHEYCHMEQLVNLDALPYTGFKVAVFPLKIVGASAAPARVVAMLDN; this is translated from the coding sequence TCAATATAACAAGGATGATCCCTGGTTTATGAAAGTGAAAATCAAGCATAAACCTCATAAGAAAGCAAAATGGTTGATTCGCTTCTTGGGACTTCCGTTTAAGCTTTTCCCCAAAAATTTTGATGGTTGGGCAGATGATACTATTCAAAAAATGGGAGTGCATTCTACCACACATATTGATGCTCCCTGGCACTATTCACCTATAGTAAAGGGTGAAAAAGCCAAAACTATAGATGAAATTCCTTTAGAGTGGTGCTTTGGTGAAGGTCTTGTTATTGATATGAAGCATAAGCCTGATTTTGAGGCTATTGAGGTTGCTGATATTGAAGATTTTCTGGCCAAAGAAAGCTTGGAACTTGCTCCAGGTTTGATCGTGTTGATTAAAACTGGCCGTGACAAGTTTAACGGTAAGAAAGACTTTCATAAAAAAGGCACTGGCATGAGTGCGGCCGCTACTGAGTGGCTAATCAAAAAAGGGATAAAGGTGATGGGCATAGATTCCTGGGGATGGGATCTGCCACTTCCATATATGTTGCAGAAAGCGAAGGAAACCAATAACTCTGAGTTGTTCTGGGAAGCACACCTAGTGGGGCGTGACCATGAATATTGCCATATGGAGCAGTTAGTGAATCTGGATGCACTGCCCTACACAGGTTTTAAAGTGGCCGTTTTTCCATTAAAAATTGTAGGTGCCTCTGCGGCCCCGGCCAGAGTGGTAGCTATGCTGGATAATTAA